Proteins from a genomic interval of Phalacrocorax aristotelis chromosome 3, bGulAri2.1, whole genome shotgun sequence:
- the APLF gene encoding aprataxin and PNK-like factor isoform X6, translated as MSCSPSLIEPACSNSEGSAKMGKNDATSRHLVPPGDNESEQSKSIQRKRVLPSWMLERDLPVQRISEPIMKGGSRMKKGQGRGRSNMELLKSEVNVQQKKRLASEETIEDFEGEEQDQGKRSCLLIPVLSYQNTPGFPLESTMRNMEGNGKTGAKNPGSSLEKNDRQLHSKWSKRVGQISSKENRIEETENKEQITGSTSQEVHWGRTSQYFGAQEGILEPDANLDHKTEISDSTRSADASESSKQIKRKRTPCMYGTGCYRKNPIHFQQFSHPNDDDYHETEIITQDNNDNRPECPYGTACYRKNPQHKLEYKHSAPPVTERGTQQRTSKNGIRMWNCCILSGSGNWLVFLEIIKVWLGIS; from the exons ATGTCTTGTAGTCCATCGTTAATAGAACCAGCATGTTCCAACTCTGAGGGAAGtgcaaaaatgggaaaaaatgatgCTACTTCCAGACATTTG GTTCCTCCTGGTGATAATGAAAGTGAACAGTCAAAATCTATTCAAAGAAAGAGGGTGCTTCCATCTTGGATGCTGGAAAGAGACCTCCCAGTTCAGAGGATTTCTGAGCCTATAATGAAAGGAG gtagTAGAATGAAAAAAGGccaaggaaggggaagaagtaATATGGAGTTATTAAAATCAGAAGTAAACGTGCAGCAGAAAAAGAGATTAGCTTCTGAAGAAACTATAGAGGATTTTGAAGGTGAAGAGCAAGATCAAGGGAAAAGGAGCTGCCTTTTAATCCCTGTCCTTTCATATCAG AATACACCTGGATTTCCTCTTGAGAGTACCATGAGAAACATGGAAGGAAATGGCAAGACTGGAGCAAAAAACCCTGGAagttctctggaaaaaaatgatagGCAGCTGCATAGTAAATGGTCTAAAAGAGTAGGTCAGATCTCCagtaaagaaaatagaattgaggaaacagaaaacaaagagcagaTTACTGGTTCTACAAGCCAAGAAGTTCACTGGGGCAGGACTTCCCAATATTTTGGTGCCCAGGAAGGGATTCTTGAGCCTGATGCAAATCTGGATCACAAGACTGAGATTTCTGATTCAACCAGAAGTGCAGATGCTTCAGAAAGCTCCAAACAGATCAAGCGTAAGAGGACACCTTGCATGTATGGAACAGGCTGTTACag GAAGAATCCCATTCACTTTCAGCAGTTCAGTCACCCTAATGATGATGACTATCATGAAACTGAGATCATAACTCAGGATAACAATGATAACCGACCTGAATGTCCATATGGAACGGCTTGCTATAG gaaGAACCCACAGCACAAGCTAGAATACAAACACAGTGCACCTCCAG taaCTGAAAGAGGAACGCAACAAAGAACTTCAAAGAATG GCataaggatgtggaactgctgcATCTTGAGTGGAAGTGGGAACTGGCTTGTCTTCCTTGAGATCATCAAGGTGTGGCTGGGCATTTCCTAA
- the APLF gene encoding aprataxin and PNK-like factor isoform X5 produces the protein MSCSPSLIEPACSNSEGSAKMGKNDATSRHLVPPGDNESEQSKSIQRKRVLPSWMLERDLPVQRISEPIMKGGSRMKKGQGRGRSNMELLKSEVNVQQKKRLASEETIEDFEGEEQDQGKRSCLLIPVLSYQNTPGFPLESTMRNMEGNGKTGAKNPGSSLEKNDRQLHSKWSKRVGQISSKENRIEETENKEQITGSTSQEVHWGRTSQYFGAQEGILEPDANLDHKTEISDSTRSADASESSKQIKRKRTPCMYGTGCYRKNPIHFQQFSHPNDDDYHETEIITQDNNDNRPECPYGTACYRKNPQHKLEYKHSAPPGKRAVEKDDDDEPNEYDLNDSFIDDEEEECEPTDEDSEWEPSSEDKDNEDVEMLLQEARSFVKAKK, from the exons ATGTCTTGTAGTCCATCGTTAATAGAACCAGCATGTTCCAACTCTGAGGGAAGtgcaaaaatgggaaaaaatgatgCTACTTCCAGACATTTG GTTCCTCCTGGTGATAATGAAAGTGAACAGTCAAAATCTATTCAAAGAAAGAGGGTGCTTCCATCTTGGATGCTGGAAAGAGACCTCCCAGTTCAGAGGATTTCTGAGCCTATAATGAAAGGAG gtagTAGAATGAAAAAAGGccaaggaaggggaagaagtaATATGGAGTTATTAAAATCAGAAGTAAACGTGCAGCAGAAAAAGAGATTAGCTTCTGAAGAAACTATAGAGGATTTTGAAGGTGAAGAGCAAGATCAAGGGAAAAGGAGCTGCCTTTTAATCCCTGTCCTTTCATATCAG AATACACCTGGATTTCCTCTTGAGAGTACCATGAGAAACATGGAAGGAAATGGCAAGACTGGAGCAAAAAACCCTGGAagttctctggaaaaaaatgatagGCAGCTGCATAGTAAATGGTCTAAAAGAGTAGGTCAGATCTCCagtaaagaaaatagaattgaggaaacagaaaacaaagagcagaTTACTGGTTCTACAAGCCAAGAAGTTCACTGGGGCAGGACTTCCCAATATTTTGGTGCCCAGGAAGGGATTCTTGAGCCTGATGCAAATCTGGATCACAAGACTGAGATTTCTGATTCAACCAGAAGTGCAGATGCTTCAGAAAGCTCCAAACAGATCAAGCGTAAGAGGACACCTTGCATGTATGGAACAGGCTGTTACag GAAGAATCCCATTCACTTTCAGCAGTTCAGTCACCCTAATGATGATGACTATCATGAAACTGAGATCATAACTCAGGATAACAATGATAACCGACCTGAATGTCCATATGGAACGGCTTGCTATAG gaaGAACCCACAGCACAAGCTAGAATACAAACACAGTGCACCTCCAG GAAAAAGGGCTGTGGagaaagatgatgatgatgaaccAAATGAATATGACCTTAATGACAGCTTTATAgatgatgaggaagaggagtgcGAACCTACTGATGAAGACTCTGAGTGGGAACCAAGTTCAGAAGACAAGGataatgaagatgttgaaatGCTTTTGCAAGAAGCACGTAGTTTTGTTAAGGCCAAAAAGTAG
- the APLF gene encoding aprataxin and PNK-like factor isoform X4, which produces MSLPSGSCVTPRRRGGVDNQEADAEEGPTVHAVEMSCSPSLIEPACSNSEGSAKMGKNDATSRHLVPPGDNESEQSKSIQRKRVLPSWMLERDLPVQRISEPIMKGGSRMKKGQGRGRSNMELLKSEVNVQQKKRLASEETIEDFEGEEQDQGKRSCLLIPVLSYQNTPGFPLESTMRNMEGNGKTGAKNPGSSLEKNDRQLHSKWSKRVGQISSKENRIEETENKEQITGSTSQEVHWGRTSQYFGAQEGILEPDANLDHKTEISDSTRSADASESSKQIKRKRTPCMYGTGCYRKNPIHFQQFSHPNDDDYHETEIITQDNNDNRPECPYGTACYRKNPQHKLEYKHSAPPVTERGTQQRTSKNGIRMWNCCILSGSGNWLVFLEIIKVWLGIS; this is translated from the exons ATGTCCCTGCCTTCTGGCAGCTGCGTCACGCCACGGCGGCGGGGGGGTGTAGAT AATCAGGAGGCTGATGCAGAAGAAGGACCAACTGTTCATGCTGTTGAGATGTCTTGTAGTCCATCGTTAATAGAACCAGCATGTTCCAACTCTGAGGGAAGtgcaaaaatgggaaaaaatgatgCTACTTCCAGACATTTG GTTCCTCCTGGTGATAATGAAAGTGAACAGTCAAAATCTATTCAAAGAAAGAGGGTGCTTCCATCTTGGATGCTGGAAAGAGACCTCCCAGTTCAGAGGATTTCTGAGCCTATAATGAAAGGAG gtagTAGAATGAAAAAAGGccaaggaaggggaagaagtaATATGGAGTTATTAAAATCAGAAGTAAACGTGCAGCAGAAAAAGAGATTAGCTTCTGAAGAAACTATAGAGGATTTTGAAGGTGAAGAGCAAGATCAAGGGAAAAGGAGCTGCCTTTTAATCCCTGTCCTTTCATATCAG AATACACCTGGATTTCCTCTTGAGAGTACCATGAGAAACATGGAAGGAAATGGCAAGACTGGAGCAAAAAACCCTGGAagttctctggaaaaaaatgatagGCAGCTGCATAGTAAATGGTCTAAAAGAGTAGGTCAGATCTCCagtaaagaaaatagaattgaggaaacagaaaacaaagagcagaTTACTGGTTCTACAAGCCAAGAAGTTCACTGGGGCAGGACTTCCCAATATTTTGGTGCCCAGGAAGGGATTCTTGAGCCTGATGCAAATCTGGATCACAAGACTGAGATTTCTGATTCAACCAGAAGTGCAGATGCTTCAGAAAGCTCCAAACAGATCAAGCGTAAGAGGACACCTTGCATGTATGGAACAGGCTGTTACag GAAGAATCCCATTCACTTTCAGCAGTTCAGTCACCCTAATGATGATGACTATCATGAAACTGAGATCATAACTCAGGATAACAATGATAACCGACCTGAATGTCCATATGGAACGGCTTGCTATAG gaaGAACCCACAGCACAAGCTAGAATACAAACACAGTGCACCTCCAG taaCTGAAAGAGGAACGCAACAAAGAACTTCAAAGAATG GCataaggatgtggaactgctgcATCTTGAGTGGAAGTGGGAACTGGCTTGTCTTCCTTGAGATCATCAAGGTGTGGCTGGGCATTTCCTAA
- the APLF gene encoding aprataxin and PNK-like factor isoform X1, giving the protein MSLPSGSCVTPRRRGGVDNQEADAEEGPTVHAVEMSCSPSLIEPACSNSEGSAKMGKNDATSRHLVPPGDNESEQSKSIQRKRVLPSWMLERDLPVQRISEPIMKGGSRMKKGQGRGRSNMELLKSEVNVQQKKRLASEETIEDFEGEEQDQGKRSCLLIPVLSYQNTPGFPLESTMRNMEGNGKTGAKNPGSSLEKNDRQLHSKWSKRVGQISSKENRIEETENKEQITGSTSQEVHWGRTSQYFGAQEGILEPDANLDHKTEISDSTRSADASESSKQIKRKRTPCMYGTGCYRKNPIHFQQFSHPNDDDYHETEIITQDNNDNRPECPYGTACYRKNPQHKLEYKHSAPPVTERGTQQRTSKNGKRAVEKDDDDEPNEYDLNDSFIDDEEEECEPTDEDSEWEPSSEDKDNEDVEMLLQEARSFVKAKK; this is encoded by the exons ATGTCCCTGCCTTCTGGCAGCTGCGTCACGCCACGGCGGCGGGGGGGTGTAGAT AATCAGGAGGCTGATGCAGAAGAAGGACCAACTGTTCATGCTGTTGAGATGTCTTGTAGTCCATCGTTAATAGAACCAGCATGTTCCAACTCTGAGGGAAGtgcaaaaatgggaaaaaatgatgCTACTTCCAGACATTTG GTTCCTCCTGGTGATAATGAAAGTGAACAGTCAAAATCTATTCAAAGAAAGAGGGTGCTTCCATCTTGGATGCTGGAAAGAGACCTCCCAGTTCAGAGGATTTCTGAGCCTATAATGAAAGGAG gtagTAGAATGAAAAAAGGccaaggaaggggaagaagtaATATGGAGTTATTAAAATCAGAAGTAAACGTGCAGCAGAAAAAGAGATTAGCTTCTGAAGAAACTATAGAGGATTTTGAAGGTGAAGAGCAAGATCAAGGGAAAAGGAGCTGCCTTTTAATCCCTGTCCTTTCATATCAG AATACACCTGGATTTCCTCTTGAGAGTACCATGAGAAACATGGAAGGAAATGGCAAGACTGGAGCAAAAAACCCTGGAagttctctggaaaaaaatgatagGCAGCTGCATAGTAAATGGTCTAAAAGAGTAGGTCAGATCTCCagtaaagaaaatagaattgaggaaacagaaaacaaagagcagaTTACTGGTTCTACAAGCCAAGAAGTTCACTGGGGCAGGACTTCCCAATATTTTGGTGCCCAGGAAGGGATTCTTGAGCCTGATGCAAATCTGGATCACAAGACTGAGATTTCTGATTCAACCAGAAGTGCAGATGCTTCAGAAAGCTCCAAACAGATCAAGCGTAAGAGGACACCTTGCATGTATGGAACAGGCTGTTACag GAAGAATCCCATTCACTTTCAGCAGTTCAGTCACCCTAATGATGATGACTATCATGAAACTGAGATCATAACTCAGGATAACAATGATAACCGACCTGAATGTCCATATGGAACGGCTTGCTATAG gaaGAACCCACAGCACAAGCTAGAATACAAACACAGTGCACCTCCAG taaCTGAAAGAGGAACGCAACAAAGAACTTCAAAGAATG GAAAAAGGGCTGTGGagaaagatgatgatgatgaaccAAATGAATATGACCTTAATGACAGCTTTATAgatgatgaggaagaggagtgcGAACCTACTGATGAAGACTCTGAGTGGGAACCAAGTTCAGAAGACAAGGataatgaagatgttgaaatGCTTTTGCAAGAAGCACGTAGTTTTGTTAAGGCCAAAAAGTAG
- the APLF gene encoding aprataxin and PNK-like factor isoform X2, which produces MSLPSGSCVTPRRRGGVDNQEADAEEGPTVHAVEMSCSPSLIEPACSNSEGSAKMGKNDATSRHLVPPGDNESEQSKSIQRKRVLPSWMLERDLPVQRISEPIMKGGSRMKKGQGRGRSNMELLKSEVNVQQKKRLASEETIEDFEGEEQDQGKRSCLLIPVLSYQNTPGFPLESTMRNMEGNGKTGAKNPGSSLEKNDRQLHSKWSKRVGQISSKENRIEETENKEQITGSTSQEVHWGRTSQYFGAQEGILEPDANLDHKTEISDSTRSADASESSKQIKRKRTPCMYGTGCYRKNPIHFQQFSHPNDDDYHETEIITQDNNDNRPECPYGTACYRKNPQHKLEYKHSAPPGKRAVEKDDDDEPNEYDLNDSFIDDEEEECEPTDEDSEWEPSSEDKDNEDVEMLLQEARSFVKAKK; this is translated from the exons ATGTCCCTGCCTTCTGGCAGCTGCGTCACGCCACGGCGGCGGGGGGGTGTAGAT AATCAGGAGGCTGATGCAGAAGAAGGACCAACTGTTCATGCTGTTGAGATGTCTTGTAGTCCATCGTTAATAGAACCAGCATGTTCCAACTCTGAGGGAAGtgcaaaaatgggaaaaaatgatgCTACTTCCAGACATTTG GTTCCTCCTGGTGATAATGAAAGTGAACAGTCAAAATCTATTCAAAGAAAGAGGGTGCTTCCATCTTGGATGCTGGAAAGAGACCTCCCAGTTCAGAGGATTTCTGAGCCTATAATGAAAGGAG gtagTAGAATGAAAAAAGGccaaggaaggggaagaagtaATATGGAGTTATTAAAATCAGAAGTAAACGTGCAGCAGAAAAAGAGATTAGCTTCTGAAGAAACTATAGAGGATTTTGAAGGTGAAGAGCAAGATCAAGGGAAAAGGAGCTGCCTTTTAATCCCTGTCCTTTCATATCAG AATACACCTGGATTTCCTCTTGAGAGTACCATGAGAAACATGGAAGGAAATGGCAAGACTGGAGCAAAAAACCCTGGAagttctctggaaaaaaatgatagGCAGCTGCATAGTAAATGGTCTAAAAGAGTAGGTCAGATCTCCagtaaagaaaatagaattgaggaaacagaaaacaaagagcagaTTACTGGTTCTACAAGCCAAGAAGTTCACTGGGGCAGGACTTCCCAATATTTTGGTGCCCAGGAAGGGATTCTTGAGCCTGATGCAAATCTGGATCACAAGACTGAGATTTCTGATTCAACCAGAAGTGCAGATGCTTCAGAAAGCTCCAAACAGATCAAGCGTAAGAGGACACCTTGCATGTATGGAACAGGCTGTTACag GAAGAATCCCATTCACTTTCAGCAGTTCAGTCACCCTAATGATGATGACTATCATGAAACTGAGATCATAACTCAGGATAACAATGATAACCGACCTGAATGTCCATATGGAACGGCTTGCTATAG gaaGAACCCACAGCACAAGCTAGAATACAAACACAGTGCACCTCCAG GAAAAAGGGCTGTGGagaaagatgatgatgatgaaccAAATGAATATGACCTTAATGACAGCTTTATAgatgatgaggaagaggagtgcGAACCTACTGATGAAGACTCTGAGTGGGAACCAAGTTCAGAAGACAAGGataatgaagatgttgaaatGCTTTTGCAAGAAGCACGTAGTTTTGTTAAGGCCAAAAAGTAG
- the APLF gene encoding aprataxin and PNK-like factor isoform X3, with product MSCSPSLIEPACSNSEGSAKMGKNDATSRHLVPPGDNESEQSKSIQRKRVLPSWMLERDLPVQRISEPIMKGGSRMKKGQGRGRSNMELLKSEVNVQQKKRLASEETIEDFEGEEQDQGKRSCLLIPVLSYQNTPGFPLESTMRNMEGNGKTGAKNPGSSLEKNDRQLHSKWSKRVGQISSKENRIEETENKEQITGSTSQEVHWGRTSQYFGAQEGILEPDANLDHKTEISDSTRSADASESSKQIKRKRTPCMYGTGCYRKNPIHFQQFSHPNDDDYHETEIITQDNNDNRPECPYGTACYRKNPQHKLEYKHSAPPVTERGTQQRTSKNGKRAVEKDDDDEPNEYDLNDSFIDDEEEECEPTDEDSEWEPSSEDKDNEDVEMLLQEARSFVKAKK from the exons ATGTCTTGTAGTCCATCGTTAATAGAACCAGCATGTTCCAACTCTGAGGGAAGtgcaaaaatgggaaaaaatgatgCTACTTCCAGACATTTG GTTCCTCCTGGTGATAATGAAAGTGAACAGTCAAAATCTATTCAAAGAAAGAGGGTGCTTCCATCTTGGATGCTGGAAAGAGACCTCCCAGTTCAGAGGATTTCTGAGCCTATAATGAAAGGAG gtagTAGAATGAAAAAAGGccaaggaaggggaagaagtaATATGGAGTTATTAAAATCAGAAGTAAACGTGCAGCAGAAAAAGAGATTAGCTTCTGAAGAAACTATAGAGGATTTTGAAGGTGAAGAGCAAGATCAAGGGAAAAGGAGCTGCCTTTTAATCCCTGTCCTTTCATATCAG AATACACCTGGATTTCCTCTTGAGAGTACCATGAGAAACATGGAAGGAAATGGCAAGACTGGAGCAAAAAACCCTGGAagttctctggaaaaaaatgatagGCAGCTGCATAGTAAATGGTCTAAAAGAGTAGGTCAGATCTCCagtaaagaaaatagaattgaggaaacagaaaacaaagagcagaTTACTGGTTCTACAAGCCAAGAAGTTCACTGGGGCAGGACTTCCCAATATTTTGGTGCCCAGGAAGGGATTCTTGAGCCTGATGCAAATCTGGATCACAAGACTGAGATTTCTGATTCAACCAGAAGTGCAGATGCTTCAGAAAGCTCCAAACAGATCAAGCGTAAGAGGACACCTTGCATGTATGGAACAGGCTGTTACag GAAGAATCCCATTCACTTTCAGCAGTTCAGTCACCCTAATGATGATGACTATCATGAAACTGAGATCATAACTCAGGATAACAATGATAACCGACCTGAATGTCCATATGGAACGGCTTGCTATAG gaaGAACCCACAGCACAAGCTAGAATACAAACACAGTGCACCTCCAG taaCTGAAAGAGGAACGCAACAAAGAACTTCAAAGAATG GAAAAAGGGCTGTGGagaaagatgatgatgatgaaccAAATGAATATGACCTTAATGACAGCTTTATAgatgatgaggaagaggagtgcGAACCTACTGATGAAGACTCTGAGTGGGAACCAAGTTCAGAAGACAAGGataatgaagatgttgaaatGCTTTTGCAAGAAGCACGTAGTTTTGTTAAGGCCAAAAAGTAG
- the FBXO48 gene encoding F-box only protein 48, producing the protein MEGERPAGRERAGGRGRRDPADFVALLPPEVSSRIFSDLDVESLCHAAVTCKGWHRVIESNDHLWRHHCLSVRAVCQREIDCDRGNGYSWKITLLRNYWKSKVKQEWLSGKYSNIPSQNSLPEKSMYPMDVDTWGEILEAELER; encoded by the exons ATGGAGGGGGAGCGCCCTGCCGGCCGGGAGAGGgcgggaggaagaggaagaagagaccCGGCCGACTTCGTGGCTCTCCTCCCTCCGGAAGTCAGCTCTCGGATTTTCAGCGACCTGGACGTTGAGAGCTTGTGTCACGCGGCCGTGACGTGCAAGGGCTGGCACCGCGTCATCGAGAGCAACGACCACTTATGGAGGCACCACTGCTTGAGCGTGAGGGCTGTCTGCCAGCGGGAGATCGACTGCGATCGAGGAAATGGATATTCCTGGAAG ATCACATTACTGAGAAACTACTGGAAAAGCAAAGTGAAGCAAGAATGGCTGAGTGGGAAATACAGCAACATTCCTTCACAGAACAGCTTGCCAGAGAAAAGCATGTATCCGATGGATGTCGACACATGGGGAGAAATCCTGGAAGCAGAACTTGAGAGATGA